A stretch of Acidovorax sp. RAC01 DNA encodes these proteins:
- a CDS encoding ribose-phosphate pyrophosphokinase, whose protein sequence is MQANHPDFMVFTGNANPGMAAEIAQHLGTSLGAADVGRFSDGEVTVEIKQNVRARDVFVVQSTCAPTNENLMELLIMVDALKRASAERISAVIPYFGYARQDRRPRSTRVPITAKVVANMLQAVGVARVLTMDLHADQIQGFFDIPVDNIYASPVLLGDLRQKNYEDLIVVSPDVGGVVRARALAKQLNCDLAIIDKRRPKANVSEVMHVIGEIEGRNCVIMDDMIDTAGTLVKAAEVLKERGAKKVYAYCTHPIFSGPAIERIAQGSALDEVVVTNTIPLSDNARGCTKIRQLSVAPLIAETIQRIAKGESVMSLFSDQDNLF, encoded by the coding sequence ATGCAAGCCAACCACCCCGACTTCATGGTTTTCACCGGCAATGCCAACCCTGGCATGGCAGCTGAAATCGCCCAACACCTCGGTACCTCTCTGGGTGCTGCCGACGTGGGTCGCTTCTCGGACGGTGAAGTCACCGTCGAAATCAAGCAAAACGTGCGTGCACGGGACGTGTTCGTGGTGCAGTCCACCTGCGCACCGACCAACGAAAACCTCATGGAACTGCTGATCATGGTCGATGCGCTCAAGCGTGCATCGGCCGAACGCATCAGCGCCGTGATTCCTTACTTTGGCTACGCCCGCCAGGACCGTCGCCCACGCTCCACGCGCGTGCCCATCACCGCCAAGGTGGTGGCCAACATGCTGCAGGCGGTCGGCGTGGCCCGCGTGCTGACCATGGACCTGCACGCCGACCAGATCCAGGGCTTCTTTGATATTCCCGTAGACAACATCTACGCATCGCCAGTGTTGCTGGGCGACCTGCGCCAGAAGAACTACGAAGACCTGATCGTGGTGTCGCCCGACGTGGGCGGTGTGGTGCGCGCCCGCGCGCTGGCCAAGCAGCTCAATTGCGACCTGGCCATCATCGACAAGCGCCGCCCCAAGGCCAATGTGTCTGAAGTGATGCACGTCATCGGCGAGATTGAAGGCCGTAATTGCGTGATCATGGACGACATGATCGACACCGCCGGCACGCTGGTGAAGGCTGCCGAGGTGCTCAAGGAACGCGGCGCCAAGAAGGTGTACGCGTATTGCACCCACCCGATTTTTTCCGGTCCCGCCATCGAGCGCATTGCCCAGGGCTCTGCTCTCGACGAAGTGGTTGTGACCAACACCATCCCGCTGAGCGACAACGCCCGGGGATGCACCAAGATTCGCCAGCTCTCCGTGGCACCGCTGATCGCAGAGACGATCCAGCGCATTGCCAAGGGTGAGTCGGTGATGAGTTTGTTCTCGGACCAGGACAACCTGTTCTGA
- a CDS encoding 50S ribosomal protein L25/general stress protein Ctc gives MNFVAFERAKQGTGASRRLRNSGKTPGIVYGGSAEPQLIEVDHNALWHALKKEAFHSSVLDMEVAGTTSKVLLRDVQYHPYKQLVLHIDFQRVDEKTKLHMKVPLHFSGAEESPAVKVDKCMVNPVVNELDVTCMPSDLPEFIAVDLSTLEKGGSLHLKDIKLPKGVTPKVRGGQNNNPVLVSVVPPVVVVETPVAAAPAADAKGKGKGKK, from the coding sequence ATGAACTTCGTCGCTTTTGAGCGCGCCAAGCAGGGTACGGGTGCGAGCCGCCGTCTGCGCAATTCGGGCAAGACGCCTGGCATCGTGTATGGCGGTTCTGCCGAACCCCAGCTGATCGAGGTGGACCACAACGCACTGTGGCACGCCCTCAAGAAGGAAGCTTTCCACTCCAGCGTGCTGGACATGGAAGTGGCCGGCACCACCAGCAAGGTCCTGCTGCGTGACGTGCAATACCACCCCTACAAGCAACTGGTGCTGCACATCGACTTCCAGCGCGTTGACGAGAAGACCAAGCTGCACATGAAGGTGCCACTGCACTTCTCCGGTGCCGAAGAGTCGCCCGCCGTGAAGGTGGACAAGTGCATGGTCAACCCCGTCGTGAACGAACTCGACGTGACCTGCATGCCCTCGGACCTGCCTGAATTCATCGCTGTGGACCTCTCCACGCTGGAAAAGGGCGGCTCGCTGCACCTCAAGGACATCAAGCTGCCCAAGGGCGTGACGCCCAAGGTCCGCGGTGGCCAGAACAACAACCCCGTGCTGGTTTCCGTCGTGCCTCCCGTTGTGGTGGTCGAGACGCCCGTCGCTGCTGCACCTGCTGCCGACGCCAAGGGCAAGGGCAAGGGCAAGAAGTAA
- the pth gene encoding aminoacyl-tRNA hydrolase — protein MIKLFVGLGNPGPDYEATRHNAGFWWIDALARELKTTLVPERSYHGLVARTTVHGQSVWLLEPQTFMNLSGKSVASLARFFKILPEEILVVHDELDIEPGQVKLKKGGSHAGHNGLRDIHGQLGSPDYWRLRIGIGHPGVKSEVANWVLKKPSPDQRTLIEDSIAHSLKACPAMLAGEMDKATLLIHTTKPPRPKPPRPEPAPQQP, from the coding sequence ATGATCAAGCTGTTTGTTGGCCTGGGAAACCCTGGCCCCGATTACGAGGCAACGCGGCACAACGCGGGTTTCTGGTGGATTGATGCGCTGGCGCGCGAACTCAAGACCACGCTGGTGCCCGAGCGCAGCTACCACGGCCTGGTGGCGCGCACCACGGTGCATGGGCAAAGCGTGTGGCTGCTGGAACCCCAGACCTTTATGAACCTGTCGGGCAAATCGGTGGCTTCGCTGGCGCGATTCTTCAAGATCCTTCCCGAAGAGATCCTGGTGGTACACGACGAGCTGGACATCGAGCCAGGCCAGGTCAAGCTCAAAAAAGGCGGCAGCCACGCGGGTCACAACGGTTTGCGTGACATCCACGGACAACTGGGCTCGCCCGACTACTGGCGGCTGCGCATCGGCATCGGGCACCCGGGCGTGAAGAGCGAGGTCGCCAACTGGGTGCTGAAGAAGCCCTCACCCGACCAGCGCACACTGATCGAGGACAGCATCGCGCACTCGCTCAAGGCATGCCCGGCAATGCTGGCAGGCGAGATGGACAAGGCGACCCTGCTGATCCACACCACCAAGCCGCCACGGCCGAAGCCACCGCGGCCAGAGCCGGCACCGCAGCAGCCGTGA
- a CDS encoding YfhL family 4Fe-4S dicluster ferredoxin — translation MALMITDECINCDVCEPECPNEAIYLGEEIYEINPSKCTECVGHFDEPQCVQVCPVACIPVNPAHVESRETLWQKFQRLQPKVQGPA, via the coding sequence ATGGCGCTGATGATCACCGACGAGTGCATCAACTGCGATGTCTGCGAGCCCGAATGCCCGAACGAGGCGATCTACCTGGGCGAGGAGATTTACGAGATCAACCCGTCCAAGTGCACCGAGTGCGTGGGCCATTTCGATGAACCGCAGTGCGTGCAGGTATGCCCCGTGGCCTGCATCCCCGTCAATCCGGCCCACGTGGAAAGCCGCGAGACGCTGTGGCAGAAGTTTCAGCGCCTGCAGCCCAAGGTGCAGGGGCCGGCGTAG
- a CDS encoding ABC transporter permease produces MGLFFLKRFITLVATLVGASIVVFLVLEILPGNAAQILMGPDAAPEAVAALASKLGLDQPAGLRYWQWVSGLVVGNMGDSYAYSSPVAELVLERLAVTVPLALMAMAITTVLALAAGVYAASRHNRLGDVGVMGLAQIGIAIPNFWFAILLILLFSVKLQWFSAGGFPGWTEDAGGGPLEAIKALLLPAIALAVVQAAILARITRSAVLEVLREDFVRTARAKGLSQRAAMWGHVLRNAMIPVVTVMGLQFAELLAGTIVVENVFYLPGLGRLIFQSISNRDLIVVRNCVMLLAAMVVIVNFVVDILYAVIDPRVKASDI; encoded by the coding sequence ATGGGCTTGTTCTTCCTCAAACGGTTCATTACCTTGGTGGCAACCTTGGTCGGCGCATCCATCGTGGTGTTCCTGGTGCTGGAAATCCTGCCGGGCAACGCCGCGCAGATCCTCATGGGGCCGGATGCCGCGCCCGAAGCCGTCGCTGCGCTGGCGTCCAAGCTGGGGCTCGACCAGCCCGCTGGCCTGCGCTACTGGCAGTGGGTGAGCGGCCTGGTCGTGGGCAACATGGGCGACAGCTATGCCTACAGCTCGCCCGTGGCCGAACTGGTGCTGGAGCGCCTGGCCGTCACCGTACCCCTGGCCCTGATGGCCATGGCCATCACCACGGTGCTGGCGCTGGCAGCCGGGGTGTATGCCGCATCGCGCCACAACCGGCTGGGCGATGTCGGCGTGATGGGCCTGGCGCAAATCGGCATCGCCATCCCCAACTTCTGGTTCGCCATCCTGCTGATCCTGCTGTTTTCGGTGAAGCTGCAGTGGTTCTCTGCGGGCGGGTTTCCGGGCTGGACGGAAGACGCAGGGGGAGGCCCTCTCGAAGCTATCAAGGCGTTGCTGCTGCCAGCCATCGCGCTGGCCGTGGTGCAGGCCGCCATCCTGGCGCGCATCACGCGGTCAGCCGTGCTGGAGGTGCTACGCGAAGACTTCGTGCGCACTGCACGGGCCAAGGGCCTGTCGCAGCGCGCGGCGATGTGGGGCCATGTGCTGCGCAACGCGATGATTCCCGTGGTCACCGTGATGGGATTGCAGTTTGCCGAGTTGCTGGCGGGCACCATCGTGGTGGAGAACGTGTTCTACCTGCCGGGCCTGGGGCGCCTTATCTTCCAGTCAATCTCCAATCGCGACCTGATCGTGGTCCGCAACTGCGTGATGCTGCTGGCGGCCATGGTGGTCATCGTGAACTTCGTGGTGGACATCCTGTATGCGGTGATCGACCCGCGCGTCAAAGCCAGCGACATCTGA
- a CDS encoding ABC transporter permease — protein sequence MSTLPSPPATVAPPARTTGPGWLRRAVRHRSFVIGAVLSLLLVLAALLSLVWTPWSPYEMDLAMKLQGPSAQHWLGTDAFGRDVASLLLVGARSSILVGVIAVGIGLTVGTALGLLAAARRGWVEELIMRLSDFSFAFPAILSAIMLTAVFGAGIVNSIIAIGIYNIPNFARVTRASANAIWGREFVLAARACGKGPWRITMEHVLPNITSVLIVQVSIRFAIAILAEAALSYLGLGTQPPQPSWGRMLSEAQTLMFQAPLLAVWPGVAIALAVLGLNLLGDGLRDLLDPRLSHKR from the coding sequence ATGAGCACCCTGCCCTCTCCTCCCGCCACCGTGGCACCGCCCGCCCGCACCACCGGTCCCGGCTGGCTGCGCCGCGCGGTCCGGCATCGCAGCTTTGTGATCGGTGCGGTGCTGTCGCTGCTGCTGGTCCTTGCAGCGTTACTGTCGCTGGTCTGGACGCCCTGGTCGCCCTACGAGATGGACCTCGCCATGAAGCTGCAAGGGCCATCCGCTCAGCACTGGCTCGGCACGGACGCCTTCGGGCGCGACGTGGCCTCGTTACTGCTGGTGGGGGCGCGCAGCTCCATCCTTGTCGGGGTCATCGCAGTGGGTATCGGACTGACCGTGGGCACCGCATTGGGCTTGCTGGCCGCCGCCCGGCGCGGCTGGGTAGAAGAGCTGATCATGCGGTTGTCCGATTTCAGCTTCGCATTTCCGGCCATTCTCTCGGCCATCATGCTCACCGCGGTGTTTGGCGCTGGCATCGTCAATTCGATCATCGCCATTGGTATCTACAACATCCCCAACTTCGCACGCGTCACACGCGCATCGGCAAACGCGATCTGGGGCCGGGAATTTGTCCTCGCGGCGCGCGCCTGCGGCAAGGGCCCTTGGCGCATCACGATGGAACACGTGTTGCCCAACATCACTTCCGTACTGATCGTTCAGGTGTCCATCCGTTTCGCCATTGCCATCCTGGCCGAGGCAGCCCTGTCGTACCTGGGCCTGGGCACGCAGCCACCACAGCCCTCGTGGGGCCGCATGCTGAGCGAGGCACAGACGCTGATGTTCCAGGCACCGCTGCTGGCCGTGTGGCCCGGCGTGGCGATTGCGCTGGCCGTGCTGGGCCTGAACCTGCTGGGCGATGGCCTGCGCGATTTGCTCGACCCCCGCCTTTCACACAAGCGCTGA
- a CDS encoding ABC transporter ATP-binding protein, giving the protein MSLLEVSNLRITLQTHRGPADAVRGVSFSLARGETLGLIGESGCGKSITAMSLTGLLPESAQVTGSIRFDGQEMVGLTDAQLCRIRGNRIGMVFQEPMTALNPVHTIGQQVAEPLRLHRGMGAAAARTEAIALLDRVGIPSAAQRFDAHPHQFSGGQRQRITIAMALACGPDLLIADEPTTALDVTIQQQILDLISDLVAERNMALILISHDLGVISQNVDRMMVMYGGSVVESGSTASVFSAMAHPYTRGLFAARPQLGAVHAPGQRPRLSTIAGTVPELVDLPAGCPFAGRCSYTVDACHRDRPEATLVASDADGDHVVRCLRREAIDEAMAATAAAAVEIAE; this is encoded by the coding sequence ATGTCGCTCCTAGAAGTCTCCAACCTCCGCATCACCCTGCAGACCCACCGGGGCCCGGCCGATGCCGTGCGCGGCGTGAGCTTTTCGCTGGCGCGGGGCGAGACGCTGGGGCTGATTGGCGAATCGGGCTGCGGCAAGTCGATCACCGCCATGTCGCTGACGGGCCTGCTGCCCGAGAGCGCGCAGGTCACCGGCAGCATCCGCTTCGACGGCCAGGAGATGGTGGGACTGACCGATGCGCAGCTGTGCCGCATTCGGGGCAACCGCATCGGCATGGTATTCCAGGAGCCGATGACGGCCCTGAACCCCGTGCACACCATTGGCCAGCAGGTGGCCGAGCCTTTGCGGCTGCACCGCGGCATGGGCGCGGCGGCTGCGCGCACGGAAGCAATCGCCTTGCTCGACCGCGTGGGCATCCCCAGTGCCGCGCAGCGCTTTGATGCCCACCCGCACCAGTTCTCGGGCGGGCAGCGCCAGCGCATCACCATCGCCATGGCGCTGGCCTGCGGGCCCGACCTGCTGATTGCCGACGAGCCCACCACGGCGCTCGATGTGACCATCCAGCAGCAGATCCTGGACCTCATCAGCGACCTGGTGGCCGAGCGCAACATGGCGCTGATCCTGATCTCGCACGACCTGGGCGTGATCTCGCAGAACGTGGACCGCATGATGGTCATGTACGGCGGCAGCGTGGTCGAAAGCGGCTCCACCGCCTCGGTCTTCTCGGCCATGGCGCACCCCTACACGCGTGGCCTGTTTGCGGCGCGCCCGCAACTGGGCGCGGTGCATGCGCCCGGGCAGCGCCCGCGCCTGTCCACCATTGCCGGTACGGTGCCAGAGCTGGTCGACCTGCCCGCCGGCTGCCCCTTTGCCGGGCGCTGCAGCTACACAGTCGATGCGTGCCACCGCGATCGCCCCGAGGCCACGCTGGTTGCATCCGATGCCGATGGCGACCATGTGGTGCGCTGCCTGCGCCGCGAGGCCATTGACGAAGCCATGGCCGCCACCGCAGCAGCTGCAGTGGAGATCGCGGAATGA
- a CDS encoding ATP-binding cassette domain-containing protein codes for MNNPNLPDTTMPLLQVADLVREYTLPREHLFRPPGKVHALNGVSFSVSAGRSIGVVGESGSGKSTLARLVMALDAPTSGTVHLLGRNLHSLPPTKLRQARRDFQMVFQDPYGSLDPRQTVERIVTEPLQAQGETSRAEQHEQAAQVLAQVGLRTTDLGKYPHEFSGGQRQRIAIARALITRPRLIVADEPVSALDVSVQAQVLNLMQDLQQQFGITYMLISHDLAVVNHLCDEVVVLYQGRIVERGSPAELFRNAQHPYTRTLVAAVPQVQPGRARERRAAMAAAAKTA; via the coding sequence ATGAACAACCCGAATCTCCCGGACACGACGATGCCGCTGCTGCAGGTGGCCGACCTGGTGCGCGAATACACCCTGCCACGCGAGCACCTGTTTCGCCCACCGGGCAAGGTCCATGCGCTCAACGGTGTGAGCTTTTCAGTGTCTGCCGGGCGCAGCATTGGTGTGGTGGGCGAATCAGGCTCGGGCAAGTCCACCCTGGCACGGCTGGTGATGGCACTGGATGCGCCCACATCGGGCACCGTGCACCTGCTGGGCCGCAACCTGCACAGCCTGCCGCCGACCAAGTTGCGCCAGGCCCGGCGCGATTTCCAGATGGTGTTTCAGGACCCGTACGGCTCGCTGGACCCGCGCCAGACGGTCGAGCGCATCGTGACCGAACCCCTGCAGGCGCAGGGAGAGACCAGCCGCGCAGAACAGCACGAGCAGGCTGCACAGGTGCTGGCCCAGGTGGGCCTGCGTACCACCGACCTTGGCAAATACCCCCATGAGTTCTCGGGCGGCCAGCGCCAGCGCATTGCCATTGCGCGCGCGCTCATCACGCGGCCCCGGCTCATCGTGGCGGATGAGCCCGTGAGCGCGCTGGATGTATCGGTACAGGCCCAGGTGCTCAACCTCATGCAGGACCTGCAGCAGCAGTTCGGCATTACCTACATGCTCATCAGCCACGACCTGGCGGTGGTCAACCACCTGTGCGATGAGGTGGTGGTGCTGTACCAGGGCCGCATCGTCGAGCGCGGCTCGCCCGCAGAGCTGTTTCGCAATGCACAGCACCCCTACACGCGAACGCTGGTGGCCGCAGTGCCGCAGGTGCAGCCGGGCCGTGCCCGCGAACGCCGTGCAGCGATGGCCGCTGCAGCGAAAACCGCATAA
- a CDS encoding ABC transporter substrate-binding protein: MLNRRTVLATGAIAVPLSTPLGALAQGRKDAVTLAMTLEPPGLDPTAGAASAIAEIVQYNIFETLTKINADGTVAPLLAESWEVSPDLKTYTFKLRRGVKFQNGEPFNASTVKFAFDRAGGEKSTNKDKRTFAGLTTQVVDDYTVVLLNKEIDPDLLFVLGQATSIIVEPKSVDTNATKPVGTGPYQLQAWNKGSAVVLTAWDGYRDTKAIKIKRATFRFIADPAAQVAALLAGDVDAFPRVTPRSVAQFKANPKFQVVVSGSRAKTILAMNNAKKPLDDVRVRRAIAAAIDRKAVIEGAGDGYGAPIGSHYVPGAFGYVDTTGINPFDIEKSKRLLAEAGIKTPLELTLTLPPPPYARQGGEVIAAQLAKVGIIAKIQNVEWAQWLSGTYGNKNYDLTIISHVEPFDLGNFAKPDYYWGYNSPKFNDLFNQIKNSARPADRARLLGEAQRLLANESVHGFLYSNQWITVANKNLKGLWKDMPVFVNDISALSWS; the protein is encoded by the coding sequence ATGCTGAACCGCCGCACCGTCCTTGCCACTGGCGCCATCGCCGTGCCCCTGTCCACCCCGCTTGGCGCCCTGGCGCAGGGCCGCAAAGATGCGGTCACGCTGGCAATGACGCTGGAACCCCCGGGCCTGGACCCGACCGCAGGCGCGGCTTCGGCCATTGCCGAGATCGTTCAATACAACATCTTCGAGACGCTCACCAAGATCAACGCCGACGGCACCGTGGCACCCCTGCTGGCCGAAAGCTGGGAGGTCTCGCCCGACCTCAAGACCTACACCTTCAAGCTGCGCCGCGGCGTGAAATTCCAGAACGGCGAGCCCTTCAATGCCAGCACCGTCAAGTTCGCGTTCGACCGCGCCGGCGGCGAAAAGAGCACCAACAAGGACAAGCGCACCTTTGCCGGCCTGACCACGCAAGTGGTGGACGACTACACCGTGGTGCTGCTCAACAAGGAGATCGACCCCGACCTGCTGTTCGTGCTGGGCCAGGCCACGTCGATCATCGTTGAGCCCAAGAGCGTGGACACCAACGCCACCAAGCCCGTGGGCACCGGCCCCTACCAGCTGCAGGCCTGGAACAAGGGCTCGGCGGTGGTGCTGACCGCTTGGGACGGCTACCGCGATACCAAGGCCATCAAGATCAAGCGCGCCACCTTCCGCTTCATTGCCGACCCTGCCGCCCAGGTGGCCGCCCTGCTGGCAGGCGACGTGGACGCCTTCCCGCGCGTCACGCCGCGCAGCGTGGCCCAGTTCAAGGCCAACCCCAAGTTCCAGGTGGTGGTGAGCGGCTCGCGCGCCAAGACCATCCTGGCCATGAACAACGCCAAGAAACCGCTGGACGACGTGCGCGTGCGCCGCGCCATTGCGGCCGCCATCGACCGCAAGGCCGTGATCGAAGGTGCGGGCGACGGCTACGGTGCGCCCATCGGCAGCCACTACGTGCCTGGCGCGTTCGGCTATGTGGACACCACGGGCATCAACCCGTTCGACATCGAAAAATCCAAGCGCCTGCTGGCCGAAGCGGGCATCAAGACCCCGCTGGAACTCACGCTGACGTTGCCCCCGCCACCGTACGCCCGCCAGGGCGGCGAGGTGATTGCGGCGCAGCTGGCCAAAGTCGGCATCATCGCCAAGATCCAGAACGTCGAATGGGCGCAGTGGCTGTCGGGCACCTACGGCAACAAGAACTACGACCTGACCATCATCAGCCACGTCGAGCCGTTTGACCTGGGCAACTTCGCCAAGCCCGACTACTACTGGGGCTACAACTCGCCCAAGTTCAACGACCTGTTCAACCAGATCAAGAACTCCGCCCGCCCAGCCGACCGCGCGCGGCTGCTGGGCGAGGCCCAGCGCCTGCTGGCCAACGAGTCCGTGCACGGCTTCCTGTACTCCAACCAGTGGATCACGGTGGCCAACAAGAACCTCAAGGGCCTGTGGAAAGACATGCCCGTGTTCGTGAACGATATCTCTGCTCTCTCCTGGAGTTGA
- a CDS encoding amidase → MTALHDLPAHELLTAYRQRTLSPVEVAQAVLSHMDRWEPHIRATYLLRPEAALAQARASEARWLRGEPQGLLDGVPVTIKDNIATAGDPTPLGTAAVELVPAAADAPPAARMRETGAVMVAKTTMPDYGMLSSGLSTFHPLSRNPWDVTKGPGGSSAGGGAAAAAGYGPLHIGTDIGGSLRLPASWCGIFSLKPSLGRIPIDPPYTGRAAGPMTRTVADAALMMQVLSQPDARDSMSLPAQSIAWGEFDQGAERLRGLRIGLLMEAGCGLPVDPEVKAAIEQAARLIERAGATVIPMQPFMTQAMLDGMDHFWRMRSHIDLQALPAERRDKVLPYIRTWADSAASMSGTEVFHASHQFHLTRVATVKACSAFDYVISPVAPNVAFKAELPSPTNDPLRPLEHIGFTVPFNMSEQPAASVNCGYTASGLPIGLQIAGARFDDLGVLQVSRAFELIRGAQHPWPQPPAT, encoded by the coding sequence ATGACCGCCCTGCACGACCTGCCCGCCCACGAATTGCTGACCGCCTACCGCCAGCGCACGCTGTCCCCCGTGGAGGTCGCGCAGGCGGTACTGAGCCACATGGATCGGTGGGAGCCGCACATCCGCGCCACCTACCTGCTGCGCCCCGAAGCCGCACTGGCGCAGGCCCGTGCCTCCGAGGCGCGCTGGTTGCGTGGCGAACCGCAGGGCCTGCTCGACGGCGTGCCCGTCACCATCAAGGACAACATTGCCACCGCGGGCGACCCGACCCCGCTGGGCACGGCCGCTGTCGAGCTGGTGCCTGCTGCAGCCGATGCACCACCGGCAGCCCGCATGCGCGAAACTGGCGCCGTTATGGTGGCCAAGACCACCATGCCTGACTACGGCATGCTGTCGTCCGGGCTGTCCACCTTCCACCCACTGTCACGCAACCCGTGGGACGTGACCAAAGGCCCCGGCGGCTCCAGCGCAGGCGGTGGTGCAGCAGCAGCAGCAGGCTACGGCCCGCTGCACATCGGCACCGACATTGGCGGATCGCTGCGCCTGCCCGCCAGCTGGTGCGGCATCTTCAGCCTGAAGCCCAGCCTGGGCCGCATTCCCATCGACCCACCGTATACCGGCCGCGCCGCGGGCCCCATGACGCGCACCGTGGCCGACGCCGCGCTGATGATGCAGGTGCTGAGCCAGCCCGACGCGCGCGACAGCATGAGCCTGCCCGCGCAGAGCATTGCCTGGGGCGAATTCGACCAGGGCGCCGAGCGCCTGCGCGGCCTGCGCATCGGCCTGCTGATGGAAGCCGGCTGCGGCCTGCCGGTAGACCCCGAGGTGAAAGCCGCCATCGAGCAGGCCGCGCGGCTGATCGAACGCGCGGGCGCTACCGTCATTCCCATGCAGCCCTTCATGACCCAGGCCATGCTCGACGGCATGGACCATTTCTGGCGCATGCGCTCGCACATCGACCTGCAGGCCCTGCCCGCCGAGCGGCGCGACAAGGTGCTGCCCTACATCCGTACCTGGGCCGACAGCGCCGCCAGCATGAGCGGCACCGAGGTATTCCACGCCAGCCACCAGTTCCACCTGACCCGCGTGGCCACGGTCAAGGCGTGCAGTGCGTTTGATTACGTCATCTCGCCCGTGGCGCCCAACGTGGCCTTCAAGGCCGAGCTGCCCTCGCCCACCAACGACCCGCTGCGCCCGCTGGAACACATCGGCTTCACCGTGCCGTTCAACATGTCCGAGCAGCCCGCTGCGTCGGTCAACTGCGGCTATACCGCCAGCGGCCTGCCGATCGGCCTTCAGATCGCCGGAGCGCGCTTTGACGACCTGGGCGTGCTGCAGGTCTCGCGCGCATTCGAGCTGATCCGCGGCGCGCAACACCCCTGGCCACAGCCCCCAGCAACATAG
- a CDS encoding tetratricopeptide repeat protein: protein MPRPAQTDSLGNPVTLHDSASLPALNDFVEGFIACEARAVNVLLHAANDPSALVQAYCAALHMFAESAHGPANARPFIDRALADAPHATEREQRFVAAVAAWVNGDLPHAMALHEEQARLHPRDLASLKLGQYHLFNRGNSPGMLRIALQAAPAAADVPYLHGMLAFGWEQCHRLPEAEAAARHAIALCRKEPWAHHALAHVMLTQGRIREGGDFMASVSDTWTDLNSFMVTHNWWHQALFLLEQDRHAEVLALYDSQVWGVVKEYTQDQINAVSLLARLELAGVDVGNRWADVSDHLALRLADHVLPFLDLQYLYGLARAGRMEAARTLHNNIAAYAASRTEAHERTVWQQVCVPAARGLLAHAQGHWATAVEKLGVALPRLVEIGGSHAQRDLFHQIWLDALQRNGQWAAVQNVLQPLVNAQPESVRLARQVRAVNAALDLPA, encoded by the coding sequence ATGCCACGCCCCGCACAAACCGACAGCCTCGGCAACCCCGTCACCCTGCACGACAGCGCCAGCCTGCCCGCGCTGAACGACTTCGTCGAGGGCTTCATCGCCTGCGAAGCTCGCGCCGTGAACGTGCTGCTGCACGCTGCCAACGACCCCAGCGCGCTGGTACAGGCGTACTGCGCGGCGCTGCACATGTTTGCCGAATCGGCCCACGGCCCTGCCAACGCGCGCCCGTTCATCGATCGCGCACTGGCGGATGCCCCGCACGCCACGGAGCGTGAGCAGCGCTTCGTGGCTGCCGTGGCGGCCTGGGTAAATGGTGACCTGCCCCACGCGATGGCCCTGCACGAAGAACAGGCCCGGCTGCACCCGCGTGACCTGGCTTCGCTCAAGCTCGGTCAGTACCACCTGTTCAACCGCGGCAACTCGCCCGGGATGCTGCGCATTGCCCTGCAGGCCGCACCCGCCGCTGCCGATGTGCCGTATCTGCACGGCATGCTCGCCTTTGGCTGGGAGCAATGCCACCGCCTGCCCGAGGCCGAGGCTGCTGCCCGCCACGCCATCGCCCTGTGCCGCAAGGAACCCTGGGCCCACCACGCGCTGGCGCATGTCATGCTGACGCAGGGCCGCATCCGCGAAGGAGGTGACTTCATGGCCAGCGTGAGCGACACCTGGACGGACCTGAACTCCTTCATGGTCACGCACAACTGGTGGCACCAGGCGCTGTTTTTGCTGGAGCAAGACCGGCATGCCGAGGTGCTGGCGCTGTATGACAGCCAGGTCTGGGGCGTGGTCAAGGAGTACACCCAGGACCAGATCAACGCCGTGTCACTGCTCGCCCGGCTGGAGCTGGCGGGCGTGGACGTGGGCAACCGATGGGCCGACGTGTCCGACCACCTGGCACTGCGCCTGGCCGACCACGTGTTGCCCTTCCTGGACCTGCAATACCTCTACGGCCTGGCCCGCGCCGGGCGCATGGAGGCCGCGCGCACGCTGCACAACAACATCGCAGCCTACGCCGCGAGCCGCACCGAGGCGCATGAACGCACCGTGTGGCAGCAAGTGTGTGTGCCTGCCGCCCGCGGCCTACTGGCGCATGCGCAGGGCCACTGGGCGACGGCGGTGGAAAAACTGGGCGTGGCCCTGCCCCGGCTGGTGGAGATTGGCGGCAGCCATGCGCAGCGGGATCTGTTTCACCAGATCTGGCTGGATGCACTGCAGCGCAATGGGCAGTGGGCGGCGGTGCAGAACGTGTTGCAGCCGTTGGTCAATGCGCAGCCGGAGTCCGTGAGGCTGGCGCGGCAGGTGCGGGCAGTCAACGCTGCGCTGGACTTGCCTGCTTAA